A genomic stretch from Lysobacterales bacterium includes:
- a CDS encoding AAA family ATPase, producing the protein MARTHRTRSRSRLPHWHRESPPRPARLFAAAFDSPMDRAAGLLALRIVEGERLHARLVHSGCLADSDLLPLFGLGLNDPDEALTPALLAQWTRTRLDTLTAAPVPPLRPLDGNVARIGELLGLSPCERALLHMAVLVNHSRWFTALFDCGRPGPGQANRWLATALGHSSAAIARALAPGSTLVRSGLVNRGGYDHHSQPLEMDTLQVQWLMTPRLDTRRMLARLVKPAPPASLDLADFAHVPEAGLIQRYLQRAFRPRRRGTNLLLHGDPGTGKTEFVRALAAGLALTLHEVPTEHEDGSAVSGDRRFRSYALSQDLLAPRPRHLLLFDEVEDVFGCIDGGGTGRFFGTRRDPDSIAKGWVNHTLESNPVPTVWVCNSIHAIDPAFLRRFDLVVEFRQPVRSVRRRVLGRHFGHDLLPPPALDRLAQLDPLPPGLVGRAAKVVRVLGSRQPGQREAEARCVLEGSLKALGHRPKTASPTLPGHYDPGVLNTDRDLGALVEGLRAGRAARLCLYGPPGTGKSALGHHLAQVLDRPLLVRRGSDLLSLWVGGTEANLARAFEQARDEGALLLIDEADGFLQDRSQARTSWEVTGVNELLTQMEAFEGVFVASTNLVERLDPASLRRFDFKVRFGFLDRGQRRRLLTNVLADAGGAAEDLDAAALRRLDALDRLTPGDVANVLRQLAVTGEPATATRLLDLLEAELRLKPGAAAPGIGFLAQG; encoded by the coding sequence ATGGCCCGCACTCACCGAACCCGATCCCGCTCCCGCCTGCCGCACTGGCACAGGGAATCGCCGCCCAGGCCGGCGCGCCTGTTCGCCGCGGCCTTCGATTCGCCGATGGACCGGGCCGCGGGGCTGCTCGCCCTGCGCATCGTCGAGGGCGAACGCCTGCACGCCCGGCTGGTGCACAGCGGCTGCCTGGCCGATTCCGACCTGCTGCCCCTGTTCGGCCTGGGCCTGAACGACCCGGACGAGGCGCTCACCCCTGCCCTGCTGGCGCAGTGGACGCGAACCCGCCTGGACACGCTGACCGCGGCGCCGGTGCCGCCGCTGCGGCCACTGGACGGCAATGTCGCGCGGATCGGCGAGCTGCTGGGTCTTTCGCCCTGCGAACGCGCGCTGTTGCACATGGCCGTGCTGGTCAACCACAGCCGCTGGTTCACCGCGCTGTTCGACTGCGGCCGGCCCGGGCCCGGCCAGGCCAACCGCTGGCTGGCGACGGCACTGGGCCATTCCAGCGCGGCCATTGCCCGGGCGCTGGCACCGGGCTCGACCCTGGTGCGCAGCGGGCTGGTCAATCGCGGCGGCTACGACCACCACAGCCAGCCGCTGGAGATGGACACGCTGCAGGTGCAGTGGCTGATGACGCCACGGCTGGACACGCGGCGGATGCTGGCCCGCCTGGTGAAGCCGGCGCCGCCCGCCAGCCTGGACCTGGCCGATTTCGCCCACGTGCCCGAGGCCGGCCTGATCCAGCGCTACCTGCAGCGCGCCTTCCGGCCGCGCCGGCGCGGCACCAACCTGCTGCTGCACGGGGACCCCGGCACCGGCAAGACCGAGTTCGTGCGCGCGCTGGCCGCCGGCCTGGCGCTGACCCTGCACGAGGTGCCGACCGAGCACGAGGACGGATCGGCGGTCAGTGGCGACCGGCGCTTCCGCAGCTATGCGCTGTCCCAGGATCTGCTGGCGCCGCGGCCGCGCCACCTGCTGCTGTTCGACGAGGTCGAAGACGTGTTCGGCTGCATCGACGGGGGCGGCACGGGTCGTTTCTTCGGCACCCGCCGCGATCCGGACAGCATCGCCAAGGGCTGGGTGAACCACACCCTGGAGAGCAACCCGGTGCCGACCGTATGGGTGTGCAACAGCATCCATGCGATCGACCCGGCCTTCCTGCGCCGCTTCGACCTGGTGGTGGAATTCAGGCAGCCGGTGCGCAGCGTGCGCCGCCGGGTGCTGGGCCGGCACTTCGGCCACGACCTGCTGCCACCGCCGGCGCTGGACCGACTGGCCCAGCTCGATCCGCTGCCGCCGGGTCTGGTCGGTCGCGCCGCCAAGGTGGTTCGTGTGCTCGGCAGCCGACAGCCCGGGCAGCGCGAGGCCGAGGCCCGCTGTGTGCTGGAGGGCAGCCTGAAGGCGCTGGGCCATCGGCCGAAGACCGCCTCGCCCACCCTGCCCGGCCACTACGACCCCGGCGTGCTCAACACCGACCGCGACCTGGGCGCCCTGGTCGAGGGCCTGCGCGCCGGCCGCGCGGCCCGGCTGTGCCTGTACGGGCCGCCAGGCACCGGCAAGAGCGCACTGGGCCACCACCTGGCGCAGGTGCTGGATCGTCCCCTGCTGGTGCGGCGCGGTTCCGACCTGCTCAGCCTGTGGGTGGGCGGCACCGAGGCCAACCTGGCCCGGGCCTTCGAGCAGGCGCGCGACGAGGGCGCGCTGCTGCTGATCGACGAGGCCGACGGCTTCCTGCAGGACCGCAGCCAGGCGCGGACGAGCTGGGAGGTGACCGGCGTCAACGAACTGCTGACCCAGATGGAAGCCTTCGAAGGCGTGTTCGTGGCCAGCACCAACCTGGTCGAACGGCTGGACCCGGCGTCGCTGCGGCGTTTCGATTTCAAGGTCCGCTTCGGCTTCCTGGACCGGGGCCAGCGGCGGCGGCTGCTAACCAACGTATTGGCGGACGCCGGCGGTGCTGCGGAAGACCTCGATGCGGCAGCGCTGCGGCGGCTCGACGCCCTGGACCGGCTGACGCCCGGCGATGTCGCCAACGTGCTGCGCCAACTCGCAGTGACCGGCGAACCGGCCACCGCCACGCGCCTGCTCGACCTGCTCGAGGCCGAGCTGCGCCTGAAGCCGGGCGCGGCGGCGCCGGGCATCGGCTTCCTGGCGCAGGGCTGA
- a CDS encoding DUF2779 domain-containing protein yields the protein MSAGHYLSKSRVQSGRQCHRRLWLEVHRRSSLAWSPQAQAKLDAGSRFGELAQSLLGGGLLIDAGHRDAAQALAQTAAALARPASEVPRLFEPAFEHEGVRVRVDALERGPDGDRLVEVKSTTGVKAPYLWDCAVQTWVARGAGRPVRSVAIGHVDSRFVYRSEGDYRGLLAVTDITAQVEALVPQVPEVVATLKQVIGADEPAIRTGAHCASPYDCPFLDHCASQEPAPPVFPITVLPRAGKLLERLAALGYSDLTQVPDTLLDGELHRRIALASRTGTPWTSGALPDLLASLPYPRHYLDFETVSFIIPRWLGTRPFQALPFQFSCHTEAADGSLQHTGFLDLSGAAPMADFVEAVLAAVGKVGPILVWNRGFEAGVLGRLAADFPHRATELEAAADRMIDLLPIYREHYYHPDQRGSWSIKAVLPTVAPDLDYGDLAVADGQAAQLAYQEAIDPGTPPERRAELRDQLERYCELDSRAMVRLVRHWTPK from the coding sequence GTGAGCGCTGGCCATTACCTCTCCAAGTCGCGCGTCCAATCCGGCCGCCAGTGCCACCGCCGTCTCTGGCTGGAGGTGCACCGGCGATCCAGCCTGGCCTGGTCGCCGCAGGCACAAGCGAAGCTAGACGCCGGCAGCCGCTTCGGCGAGCTCGCGCAATCCTTGCTGGGCGGCGGGCTGCTGATCGACGCCGGCCACCGGGACGCCGCCCAGGCGCTGGCGCAGACGGCGGCGGCGCTTGCCCGTCCGGCCAGCGAGGTGCCGCGGCTGTTCGAGCCGGCCTTTGAGCATGAAGGTGTGCGCGTGCGCGTGGATGCGCTGGAACGGGGTCCGGACGGCGATCGACTGGTCGAGGTGAAATCGACCACCGGGGTGAAGGCGCCGTATCTGTGGGATTGCGCCGTCCAGACCTGGGTGGCGCGCGGTGCCGGCCGGCCGGTGCGCTCGGTGGCGATCGGCCATGTCGACAGCCGCTTCGTCTACCGCAGCGAAGGCGACTACCGGGGGCTGCTTGCCGTCACCGACATTACGGCCCAGGTCGAAGCGCTCGTCCCGCAAGTGCCCGAGGTCGTCGCCACCTTGAAGCAGGTGATTGGCGCCGACGAGCCGGCCATTCGCACCGGCGCACACTGTGCCAGCCCCTACGACTGCCCGTTCCTGGACCACTGCGCCAGCCAGGAGCCGGCGCCGCCGGTCTTCCCGATCACCGTCCTGCCGCGCGCGGGCAAGTTGCTGGAGCGTCTCGCCGCGCTCGGCTACAGCGACCTGACACAGGTTCCGGACACGCTGCTGGACGGCGAACTGCATCGGCGCATAGCCCTGGCCAGCCGGACCGGAACGCCCTGGACCTCCGGCGCGCTGCCGGACCTGCTGGCCTCCCTGCCCTACCCGCGCCATTACCTGGACTTCGAGACGGTCAGCTTCATCATCCCGCGCTGGCTCGGCACCCGGCCGTTCCAGGCACTGCCGTTCCAGTTCTCCTGCCACACCGAGGCCGCGGACGGCAGCCTGCAACACACCGGGTTTCTCGACCTCAGCGGCGCGGCGCCGATGGCGGATTTCGTCGAGGCCGTACTTGCCGCCGTGGGCAAGGTCGGGCCGATCCTGGTCTGGAACCGGGGCTTCGAGGCGGGCGTGCTGGGTCGGCTCGCGGCCGACTTTCCGCACCGCGCCACCGAGCTGGAGGCGGCGGCCGATCGCATGATCGACCTGCTGCCCATCTATCGCGAGCACTACTACCACCCCGACCAGCGCGGCTCCTGGTCGATCAAGGCGGTGCTGCCCACCGTCGCGCCCGACCTCGATTACGGTGACCTGGCGGTGGCCGATGGCCAGGCCGCCCAGCTCGCCTACCAGGAGGCCATCGACCCCGGAACACCGCCCGAGCGGCGCGCGGAACTGCGTGACCAGCTCGAGCGCTACTGTGAGCTGGACTCGCGGGCCATGGTGCGGCTGGTGCGACACTGGACGCCGAAGTGA